ATTCCCGGTGAAACCACTTCTGGCAGGAGGCCTCGCACAGGATGGCATCCTGGTCGTCGTTGACCTCGTTGCGGCACGCTCCACATGGATACACCAACCCCGGTGGCGGTTGGTGTCCGGAACCGCCGGCTGCTTTGCCAGGAGGTGCCGGCGGGAGGCTGTTGGTTTCTGGGGTGCTGGCGCCACGGCCGGCACTGTTGGTGAACGCCGGTTGCGCCCCATTAACGGCAGCAGGGGAGCCCGAATGCGGCTCCTGAGCGAAGGTGCTGGGCGGCGGGTTGAGGGGTTTGCCCCCCTCTTCGCCGCCGCCGCCAGGGAAACCAGGATCGGCGCCGGGAAAGGGGCTGGCGGTGGGAGGCAAAGGCGGGATGTTCTGCCCGGGACGCCCCAACGGTGATTGTCCAAAGAGATTGCCGGGCTGGTTGAAGCGCTGAGCCACTGCCGGCCCCGCTGGGGGCGCGTTGAGAGCTGGCCCGGCACCCCCGTCACCCCTGGGGGGCTGCCCCATGGTGGGGGAGATCATGGGCCCAAAGGTGCCCACGGGGCCCGGCAGGAGCTGCGCCGCCGGCGGGCTGAAGCTCTGTCCGAGGGGTTGCCCGAACGGCTGTGCCGGGAAGGCCAAGCCGCCCGCTTGCCCGTAGCCGGGGGTCTGGGGCGGCATGGCGAACGCCGGGCCCATCTGCCCCGGCGCAAAGGGCGGCGGCTGCCTCCGCAGGGGCTGTGGGCCATAACCAGGGGGCACCTGCGGCGTCAGCCCCCCGGGGCCACGGAAGGCGCCGAAGGGACCGGGGGCACCAAGGAA
This window of the Cuculus canorus isolate bCucCan1 chromosome 28, bCucCan1.pri, whole genome shotgun sequence genome carries:
- the PYGO2 gene encoding pygopus homolog 2 yields the protein MAAPHAEKLEGGVPAPPAPPGPPHPAGGAATTGPGRKQGKAGLQMKSPEKKRRKSNTQGPAYSHLSEFAPPPTPMVDHLVASNPFEDDFATPKAGAAPAPFLGAPGPFGAFRGPGGLTPQVPPGYGPQPLRRQPPPFAPGQMGPAFAMPPQTPGYGQAGGLAFPAQPFGQPLGQSFSPPAAQLLPGPVGTFGPMISPTMGQPPRGDGGAGPALNAPPAGPAVAQRFNQPGNLFGQSPLGRPGQNIPPLPPTASPFPGADPGFPGGGGEEGGKPLNPPPSTFAQEPHSGSPAAVNGAQPAFTNSAGRGASTPETNSLPPAPPGKAAGGSGHQPPPGLVYPCGACRNEVNDDQDAILCEASCQKWFHRECTGMTENAYGLLTTEASAVWACDFCLKTKEIQSVYVREGMGQLVAANDG